In Polaribacter sp. Hel_I_88, the following proteins share a genomic window:
- a CDS encoding phosphatase PAP2 family protein, with translation MINKLNPLLSVFIFVYILTTPLFAQDTSVTKPKIGTTQKIGDILLFTLPVATFSTTLIIGDKQGSWQFTKGFLLTSAVTYSLKLGVNKQRPDMSNDNSFPSGHTSTTFQSAGFIHKRYGFKYSIPAYAIAGFTAASRIDSKKHDILDVLAGAAIGLGSNLLFTTEYQQKHMELTFYSNRKEFLIGFNYNF, from the coding sequence ATGATTAACAAACTAAATCCATTATTATCGGTTTTTATTTTTGTATATATATTGACTACGCCACTTTTTGCGCAAGATACAAGTGTCACAAAACCAAAAATTGGTACAACTCAAAAAATTGGCGATATTTTATTGTTTACTTTACCAGTTGCTACCTTTAGTACAACTCTAATTATTGGCGATAAGCAAGGTTCTTGGCAATTTACAAAAGGTTTTTTGCTAACAAGCGCAGTTACTTATAGTTTAAAATTAGGGGTAAATAAACAAAGACCAGATATGAGTAATGATAACTCTTTCCCTTCTGGGCATACTTCTACAACTTTTCAAAGTGCAGGTTTTATTCACAAACGTTATGGTTTTAAATATAGTATTCCTGCTTATGCTATAGCAGGTTTTACTGCAGCAAGTAGAATTGATTCTAAAAAACACGATATTTTAGATGTTTTAGCAGGAGCAGCCATTGGTTTGGGTAGCAACTTATTGTTCACTACAGAATATCAACAAAAACATATGGAACTTACATTTTATAGCAACCGAAAAGAATTTTTAATAGGCTTTAATTATAATTTCTAA
- the nhaC gene encoding Na+/H+ antiporter NhaC, giving the protein MADNKKLSEIDMEDQKIIDNKELNLFESLIPVVLLMSLLAYNIFFVESQEWFGAYTNQYILLIGGAIAAAVGFFNKVSLKRMLTEVWENWKSVFVPIMILFLVGALAGSWLVSGIIPAMVYYGLQVLSPAIFLPASVIIAAIISIATGSSWTTSATVGIALIGIGSALGIPTGMIAGAVISGAYFGDKMSPLSDTTNLAPAMAGTDLFTHIKYMAYTTVPTITVTLIVFAILSGTIDTTGNADISNLLASINNTFNITPWLFLVPGIVIAMILLKTKPLVALGVGVLLAAVFAFIFQSDVLESLSTSKFQAIINSILVDTNIQTDDEKLSELFSSGGMNGMLWTIFLIVCAMVFGGIMDAIGALAKITKSLLAVATSVFGLFASTVVSCLGLNIVASDQYLALVIPGKMFKKAYEDKGLAPENLSRTLEDSGTVTSVLIPWNTCGAYQSGVLGVDVGDYFFYAIFNYLSPIMTLLFAAFNIKIRMIIKK; this is encoded by the coding sequence ATGGCAGACAACAAAAAATTATCAGAAATAGACATGGAAGATCAAAAAATTATCGACAATAAAGAGCTGAATCTTTTTGAATCGCTTATTCCAGTAGTTTTATTGATGAGTTTATTGGCTTACAATATCTTTTTTGTAGAAAGTCAAGAATGGTTTGGAGCGTATACAAATCAATATATATTATTAATTGGAGGTGCAATTGCAGCAGCAGTTGGTTTTTTTAATAAAGTATCTTTAAAAAGAATGCTAACTGAAGTTTGGGAAAACTGGAAAAGTGTTTTTGTGCCTATTATGATATTATTTTTGGTAGGAGCTTTAGCAGGAAGTTGGTTGGTAAGTGGTATTATTCCAGCCATGGTTTATTATGGATTGCAAGTTTTGAGTCCAGCCATATTTTTACCAGCATCTGTAATTATTGCAGCTATAATTTCGATTGCAACTGGTAGTTCTTGGACAACTTCTGCAACAGTTGGTATTGCACTAATAGGTATTGGTAGTGCTTTAGGAATCCCAACAGGTATGATTGCTGGAGCTGTAATTTCTGGCGCCTATTTTGGTGATAAAATGTCTCCACTTTCTGATACCACAAATTTAGCACCTGCAATGGCTGGTACAGATTTGTTTACACACATAAAATACATGGCATATACAACTGTGCCAACAATTACAGTTACGTTAATTGTTTTTGCAATTTTAAGTGGCACAATTGATACTACAGGAAATGCAGATATTAGCAATTTATTAGCGTCAATTAATAATACTTTTAATATTACACCTTGGTTATTTTTAGTGCCAGGAATTGTAATTGCCATGATTTTACTAAAAACAAAACCATTGGTTGCTTTGGGAGTTGGTGTTTTATTAGCAGCCGTTTTTGCTTTTATTTTTCAAAGTGATGTTTTAGAAAGTTTATCAACATCAAAATTTCAAGCCATTATCAATTCAATTTTAGTGGATACAAATATTCAAACTGATGATGAAAAATTGTCGGAACTATTTTCTTCTGGTGGAATGAATGGAATGCTTTGGACGATTTTCTTGATTGTCTGTGCCATGGTTTTTGGTGGAATTATGGATGCTATTGGTGCTTTGGCAAAAATTACAAAAAGTTTATTAGCTGTTGCAACTTCTGTTTTTGGTTTGTTTGCCAGCACAGTTGTAAGTTGTTTGGGGTTAAATATTGTAGCTTCAGACCAATATTTGGCTTTGGTAATTCCTGGTAAAATGTTTAAAAAAGCGTATGAAGATAAAGGTTTAGCTCCCGAAAATTTAAGTAGAACTTTAGAAGATTCAGGAACAGTAACTTCAGTTTTAATTCCATGGAATACCTGTGGAGCGTACCAATCTGGAGTTTTGGGAGTTGATGTTGGTGATTATTTTTTCTACGCAATCTTTAACTATTTAAGTCCTATAATGACGTTATTGTTTGCTGCTTTTAATATAAAGATTAGAATGATTATTAAGAAATAA
- a CDS encoding metal-dependent hydrolase, with translation MDSLTQIVLGAACGEAILGKKIGNKALLFGAIGGTIPDLDVFIGRFLYSNEIQAMAFHRGFMHSILFAILGCFFFGWITYKLYNSGKRTATTNLKDWILLFFWAIFTHPLLDCFTPYGTQLFAPFSDYRVAFNNISVADPFYTLPFLICMIVLMFLKRTNYKRQFWLKAGIYISSTYMILTIFNKFYMDAVFKKSFEKAGISYTRFTAQPTILNNILWYAVAETENEYYFAFYSLFDQSAISEKIIKIDKKHDIIDMNDPNLQTLAWFSNGYFKITKKEKIGTYKYIDLRYPPLNPDDANTSVFNFTLYNESNEWDILPFNGNPPNGEDFSKFIERIKGI, from the coding sequence ATGGATTCATTAACTCAAATTGTTTTAGGTGCTGCTTGTGGAGAAGCAATTCTTGGTAAAAAAATAGGAAACAAAGCACTATTGTTTGGAGCAATTGGAGGCACAATTCCAGATTTAGATGTTTTTATTGGACGTTTTCTGTACAGTAATGAAATTCAAGCGATGGCTTTTCATAGAGGTTTTATGCACTCTATTTTATTTGCTATTTTGGGTTGTTTTTTCTTTGGATGGATTACTTACAAACTCTACAATTCAGGAAAAAGAACAGCAACTACAAATCTAAAAGATTGGATTTTATTATTCTTTTGGGCAATATTTACACATCCACTGTTAGATTGTTTTACTCCTTATGGAACACAATTATTCGCACCATTTTCTGATTATAGAGTTGCCTTTAACAACATTTCTGTAGCAGATCCTTTTTACACACTTCCTTTTTTAATTTGCATGATTGTTTTAATGTTTTTGAAAAGAACAAATTACAAAAGACAATTTTGGTTAAAAGCAGGAATTTACATCAGCTCAACTTATATGATTTTAACCATCTTTAATAAGTTTTATATGGATGCTGTTTTTAAGAAATCTTTTGAAAAAGCAGGAATTTCTTATACTCGATTTACAGCTCAACCCACTATCTTAAATAATATTTTGTGGTATGCAGTTGCAGAAACTGAAAACGAATATTATTTTGCTTTTTATTCTTTATTTGATCAAAGTGCTATCTCAGAAAAGATTATCAAAATTGATAAAAAGCACGATATTATTGACATGAATGATCCTAATTTACAAACCCTTGCTTGGTTTAGTAATGGATATTTTAAAATCACCAAAAAAGAAAAAATAGGGACTTATAAATATATCGATTTACGGTATCCGCCTTTAAATCCTGATGATGCCAATACCTCCGTTTTTAACTTTACACTTTATAACGAAAGCAATGAGTGGGATATATTGCCATTTAATGGAAATCCGCCAAATGGAGAAGATTTTAGTAAGTTTATTGAGCGAATAAAAGGGATTTAG
- a CDS encoding aminotransferase class I/II-fold pyridoxal phosphate-dependent enzyme: MKFNPADNIQDLQYFGEFGGVNPSISDSSTYTFLSAKTMFDTFEGNADGCYLYSRHSTPSNLYLGEALAAMEGTETANVTASGMGAITPVLLQLCNAGDHIVSSRTIYGGTYAFLKNFTPKLGIETTFVDITKLDVVEAAITKNTKILYCESVSNPLLEVADIKGLSALAKKYNLKLVVDNTFSPLSISPAKLGADIVCHSLTKFINGSSDTVGGVVCGTQEFINDLRNVNDGACMLLGSTMDSLRAASILKNMRTLHIRMKQHSKNAAFLADKFEADGLKTVYPGLESHPSHQLFKTMMNAEYGFGGMLTIDAGSLEKANELMELMQHKNLGYLAVSLGFYKTLFSAPGSSTSSEIPENEQKEMGLTDGLIRFSIGLDNDIERTYNMMKACMVEVGVL, encoded by the coding sequence ATGAAATTCAATCCAGCAGATAATATTCAAGATTTACAGTATTTTGGCGAATTTGGAGGCGTAAATCCATCCATTTCAGATTCATCTACCTATACCTTTTTATCAGCAAAAACAATGTTTGATACTTTTGAAGGCAATGCTGATGGTTGTTATTTATATTCACGTCATTCTACACCTAGTAATTTATATTTAGGTGAAGCTCTTGCAGCAATGGAAGGTACAGAAACAGCCAATGTTACAGCTTCAGGAATGGGTGCAATTACGCCAGTTTTATTACAGTTATGCAATGCAGGAGATCATATTGTTTCTAGCAGAACAATTTATGGAGGTACCTATGCTTTCTTAAAAAACTTCACACCAAAATTAGGCATTGAAACGACTTTTGTAGACATCACAAAACTAGATGTAGTTGAAGCAGCTATTACCAAAAATACCAAAATTTTATATTGCGAATCTGTAAGCAATCCGCTTTTAGAAGTTGCTGATATCAAAGGTTTATCAGCATTAGCAAAAAAATACAATTTAAAATTAGTTGTAGATAATACATTTTCCCCATTATCAATTTCTCCAGCAAAATTGGGTGCAGATATCGTTTGTCACAGTTTAACAAAGTTTATCAACGGTTCTTCAGATACTGTTGGTGGCGTTGTTTGTGGAACGCAAGAATTCATTAATGACTTGCGAAATGTAAATGATGGAGCATGTATGTTGTTAGGTTCCACTATGGATAGTTTGCGAGCTGCATCCATCTTAAAAAACATGCGAACGCTACACATCAGAATGAAACAGCACAGTAAAAATGCTGCTTTTTTAGCAGATAAATTTGAAGCGGATGGATTAAAAACTGTGTATCCTGGTTTGGAAAGTCATCCTTCTCATCAACTTTTTAAAACCATGATGAATGCAGAATATGGTTTTGGAGGCATGTTAACTATTGATGCTGGTTCTTTAGAAAAAGCAAATGAGTTGATGGAATTGATGCAACACAAAAACTTAGGCTATTTAGCAGTAAGTTTAGGATTCTACAAAACATTATTTTCTGCTCCAGGAAGTTCTACATCTTCAGAAATACCAGAAAATGAACAAAAAGAAATGGGTTTAACAGATGGTTTAATTCGTTTTTCAATTGGTTTAGATAACGATATTGAACGCACTTATAACATGATGAAAGCCTGTATGGTTGAGGTTGGCGTTTTGTAG